From one Candidatus Acidiferrales bacterium genomic stretch:
- the secE gene encoding preprotein translocase subunit SecE: MAEALKVRDDSIHGGGNGGNGESAVASSFGRLTSIPRRWKQFYHDVRSEMAKVVWPTRQDVISLTGVVIVTVTFFGLFFLLTDSVFSRLETVVLNYFKH; this comes from the coding sequence ATGGCAGAAGCACTCAAGGTGAGAGACGACAGCATTCACGGCGGCGGCAACGGGGGAAACGGGGAGAGCGCCGTTGCGTCATCCTTCGGGCGATTGACCTCGATTCCGCGCCGCTGGAAGCAGTTTTATCACGACGTGCGGTCGGAAATGGCGAAGGTCGTCTGGCCTACGCGGCAGGACGTGATTTCGTTGACGGGCGTGGTGATCGTCACAGTGACTTTTTTCGGTTTGTTTTTTCTGCTGACGGACAGCGTGTTCAGCCGGCTGGAAACGGTGGTACTCAACTATTTTAAGCACTGA
- the nusG gene encoding transcription termination/antitermination protein NusG, producing the protein MAKQWYIVHTYSGFENKVKESLEGRVAAFGLQDKIGRMVIPTESVVEVRGGKKVISPRMCYPGYLLVEMDMDDYTWHVVRSTPRVTGFVGSGQTPTPLSEEEVENILNRATTTAEKPRPKLTFDRNESVRIVDGPFANFTGVVEEVNSDRSTLKVSVTIFGRSTPVELDFAQVEKVA; encoded by the coding sequence ATGGCCAAGCAGTGGTACATCGTTCACACCTATTCGGGCTTTGAAAATAAGGTGAAGGAAAGCCTCGAAGGGCGCGTGGCGGCATTCGGTCTGCAGGACAAGATTGGGCGGATGGTCATCCCCACCGAGTCCGTGGTCGAAGTGCGTGGCGGCAAGAAAGTGATCTCCCCGCGAATGTGTTATCCGGGGTACTTGCTGGTCGAGATGGATATGGATGACTACACGTGGCACGTCGTGCGCTCGACGCCGCGCGTTACGGGATTCGTCGGATCGGGGCAGACGCCCACGCCGCTGAGCGAGGAAGAAGTCGAGAATATTCTGAATCGCGCGACGACCACGGCGGAAAAGCCGCGGCCGAAGCTCACGTTTGACCGCAATGAGTCTGTGCGCATCGTGGATGGGCCGTTTGCGAATTTCACGGGCGTGGTCGAGGAAGTGAACTCGGACCGCAGCACACTGAAAGTGAGTGTGACGATTTTCGGACGCTCAACGCCGGTCGAACTGGATTTCGCGCAAGTGGAGAAGGTCGCGTAG
- the rplK gene encoding 50S ribosomal protein L11: MAKKVQAMVKLQLPAAKATPAPPVGTALGPQGVNIMDFCKQFNAKTNKEPEGMIIPVLITIYSDRTFTFITKTPPASELLKRAAGIVKGSPEPNRNKVAKVTRKQVEEIAKMKLVDLNTMSLESAVRTVMGTARNMGIEVEG, encoded by the coding sequence ATGGCAAAGAAAGTTCAAGCAATGGTGAAGTTGCAGTTGCCGGCCGCGAAGGCTACGCCGGCGCCGCCTGTGGGTACTGCGCTCGGTCCGCAGGGCGTGAATATCATGGATTTCTGCAAGCAGTTCAATGCCAAGACGAACAAAGAGCCGGAAGGGATGATCATTCCGGTGCTGATTACGATTTACAGCGATCGGACTTTCACGTTCATCACCAAGACGCCGCCGGCCTCCGAACTTCTGAAGCGCGCGGCAGGGATTGTGAAGGGTTCGCCGGAGCCAAACCGCAATAAAGTCGCCAAGGTTACGCGCAAGCAGGTGGAAGAAATCGCCAAGATGAAATTGGTGGATCTGAATACGATGAGCTTGGAATCGGCGGTGCGCACGGTGATGGGCACGGCGCGCAACATGGGAATCGAAGTCGAAGGTTAG